One Thermoanaerobacter kivui genomic window, TAAATATGAATACAATAAATGAAACGAGGTAGTATAAAATTCCTGCCTGTGTGCCAATGCCGTAAATGAAAATTGCCGGCAGCATCAAAAATGCCAGTATCACATACTCATTTAACAAAATTATGCAATATTTTGACAAAAGTATTTTATAAGGTTGTATGGGAAGGGGTATTAAAATATTCGTGTCATCAGAAAAATAAAACACAGAAATAGTCCAAAAAAAGCCGAATACCAATGTCAAAAGCTGAGCTAAAAGAAGGACTGTCACAGGCATAAGCTGAGGCTGGTTAATTAACATGCTTGCTACATACATGCTGTTTAAATACATTATGTACATAAAAAGCAATGTTCCCCCGCCAACAGCCATTCCAAATAGAGCAAGCACTATTTCCCATAAATCTTTCTTTTTAACAAAATATTTATATCTCATTGCCGAAATGCCATAATAAACTTTCATTTGTGTTTTTAAAAGGGAGATAAACTCTTTCATTTTTCTGTCAACTCCAGGAATATTTTCTCTAAAGATTCCCATTCATGTTGGCTCTTTATCTCTTCCATAGTACCATAAGCTATAATTTTGCCTTTGTTTATTATCGCTATTTTATCGCACAGCCTTTCTGCAACTTCCAAGACGTGTGTTAAAAAAAAACACAGTAAAACCTGCTTTTGTATGTTCTGCCATAA contains:
- a CDS encoding putative ABC transporter permease subunit; its protein translation is MGIFRENIPGVDRKMKEFISLLKTQMKVYYGISAMRYKYFVKKKDLWEIVLALFGMAVGGGTLLFMYIMYLNSMYVASMLINQPQLMPVTVLLLAQLLTLVFGFFWTISVFYFSDDTNILIPLPIQPYKILLSKYCIILLNEYVILAFLMLPAIFIYGIGTQAGILYYLVSFIVFIFTPVIPLSLAAIVSVLMMRFVNLRKKKDLYTVIVSVFALIFSFGIQFVINRMPQNGGQQAIDSFILQNVNIAKMISRSFPPALWEAVSMTDYNTMSGFLNLLMFIAVSALFTGILVVSAQKMYFKAVISGQEVEAKRKKIFLEKSIVKSSVLKALPLRE